A window of Primulina tabacum isolate GXHZ01 chromosome 4, ASM2559414v2, whole genome shotgun sequence contains these coding sequences:
- the LOC142543369 gene encoding uncharacterized protein LOC142543369, with translation MCSNGVKKLSGSMNQLSVTAGPSCEGSGGVKVTSFSQVSDDVTFHFQIIRLQKQIYVWIGCNSAKFGHLYAAGPTRQSDTIGVTSLIGGTSDNTGYGIARRLVLKTGLNIVLACNLPKNSPMLEVNAEKILMQKLISLGYTNPKT, from the exons ATGTGTAGCAATGGCGTCAAGAAACTCAGCGGGAGCATGAATCAATTGAGCGTCACTGCTGGACCATCATGTGAAGGGTCTGGTGGCGTCAAAGTCACCTCCTTTTCTCAAGTGTCTGACGATGTTACCTTCCACTTTCAAATTATTCGTCTTCAGAAACAG ATTTATGTGTGGATTGGTTGCAATTCTGCAAAGTTTGGACACCTATATGCGGCTGGACCTACACGACAG AGTGATACAATTGGTGTGACCTCTCTAATTGGAGGGACTAGTGATAACACAGGATATGGCATCGCACGTCGATTAG TTCTAAAGACTGGTCTTAATATCGTACTCGCTTGTAACCTTCCAAAGAATAGCCCCATGCTTGAG GTAAATGCTGAGAAAATCTTGATGCAAAAGCTAATCAGCCTGGGATACACAAATCCAAAAACCTAA
- the LOC142543370 gene encoding putative serine/threonine-protein kinase At1g54610 produces the protein MGCVFGREISSSGQPSGEVVAGKRRGKGGDKDLSVPSGRREKVVVDPVSKSEEERGGSCSGEVQNGEDTMEEERKERSRRRQNGERRRSRPNPRLSNPPKHIQGEQVAAGWPSWLSAVAGEAINGWTPRRADSFEKIDKIGQGTYSNVYKARDAISGKIVALKKVRFDNLEPESVRFMAREILILRRLDHPNVVKLQGLVTSRMSCSLYLVFDYMEHDLAGLASSPGIKFTEPQVKCYVRQLLSGLEHCHNRHVLHRDIKGSNLLIDDGGVLKIADFGLASTFDPNNRQPMTSRVVTLWYRPPELLLGATEYGVGVDLWSAGCILAELFAAKPIMTGRTEVEQLHRIFKLCGSPSEEYWKKSRLPHATIFKPQQSYKRCIKETFKDFPQSSLPLIDTLLSIDPSERQTATAALESEFFLTKPYAYDPSSLPKYPPSKEIDAKRRDEESRRLRATGKAHVDGGKKARVRERGMRPMAAPEANAELQTNIDRRRLITHSNAKSKSEKFPPPHQDGGLGFPSGSSHHVDPTFDPPDVPFSSMNFSYSKDPIQTWSGPLADPAGVGAPRRKLKPSKKDYRKDKNYIRSKEKDTV, from the exons ATGGGGTGTGTTTTTGGGAGAGAGATTTCATCTTCTGGGCAGCCAAGTGGCGAGGTTGTAGCTGGAAAGAGGAGAGGTAAGGGAGGAGATAAAGATCTGTCTGTGCCTTCTGGGAGGAGAGAGAAAGTAGTTGTTGACCCAGTAAGTAAATCTGAGGAAGAAAGAGGAGGCAGCTGCAGCGGTGAAGTTCAGAATGGCGAGGATACGATGGAGGAAGAGCGGAAAGAGAGAAGCAGGCGACGGCAAAATGGTGAGAGGAGGAGGTCTAGGCCAAATCCTAGATTAAGTAATCCCCCTAAGCACATCCAGGGTGAGCAAGTGGCTGCTGGATGGCCATCTTGGCTCTCTGCTGTGGCAGGAGAGGCTATCAATGGATGGACTCCTCGACGTGCTGATTCGTTTGAAAAAATAGATAAG ATTGGACAAGGTACTTATAGTAATGTGTATAAAGCTAGAGATGCCATATCAGGGAAGATCGTTGCATTGAAGAAGGTTAGATTCGACAATCTGGAGCCTGAGAGTGTGAGGTTTATGGCCAGGGAGATTTTGATTTTGCGACGCTTGGATCATCCAAATGTCGTGAAATTGCAAGGATTGGTGACATCAAGAATGTCATGTAGTTTGTACTTGGTTTTCGATTACATGGAACATGATTTGGCTGGCCTTGCTTCGAGCCCTGGAATCAAGTTTACAGAGCCACAG gtgaaaTGCTATGTGCGTCAGTTATTGTCTGGACTTGAGCATTGCCACAACCGGCATGTGTTGCACCGAGATATCAAGGGGTCGAATCTCCTTATTGATGATGGAGGAGTTCTCAAGATCGCTGATTTTGGATTGGCTTCGACTTTTGACCCTAATAACAGGCAGCCAATGACGAGTCGTGTGGTTACTCTTTGGTACAGGCCACCAGAGCTTCTTCTTGGTGCCACGGAGTATGGTGTAGGGGTGGACTTGTGGAGTGCCGGTTGCATTTTAGCTGAGCTATTTGCTGCAAAGCCCATCATGACTGGGAGGACAGAG GTGGAACAACTGCACAGGATTTTCAAGCTATGCGGCTCTCCATCTGAAGAATACTGGAAGAAGTCGAGGCTTCCTCATGCAACCATATTTAAACCTCAACAATCCTATAAAAGATGCATAAAGGAGACTTTTAAGGATTTCCCCCAATCTTCATTGCCTTTAATCGATACTTTACTTTCCATTGATCCAAGTGAACGTCAAACGGCTACAGCTGCACTCGAGAGTGAA TTCTTCTTAACCAAACCTTATGCATATGATCCTTCTAGCCTTCCAAAGTATCCACCAAGTAAGGAAATTGATGCCAAGCGTCGTGATGAAGAATCTCGAAG GTTAAGAGCTACCGGTAAAGCTCATGTCGATGGTGGGAAGAAAGCCCGTGTTCGTGAACGAGGGATGCGGCCAATGGCTGCTCCTGAAGCCAATGCCGAGCTTCAAACCAATATTGAT AGACGGCGACTCATTACTCATTCAAACGCGAAGAGCAAAAGCGAAAAATTCCCTCCTCCCCACCAAGATGGGGGGCTTGGTTTTCCTTCAGGATCGTCACATCATGTCGATCCAACCTTTGATCCTCCTGATGTACCCTTCAGTTCCATGAACTTCTCCTACTCAAAAGATCCGATTCAGACATGGTCCGGTCCATTGGCTGATCCAGCAGGTGTTGGTGCTCCGAGAAGAAAGTTGAAGCCCTCGAAGAAGGATTATCGAAAGGATAAGAATTATATCCGAAGTAAGGAGAAAGATACCGTGTAA